The genome window CGACGAGGTGGTGGACATGGTCTTCGACCTGTTCTGCGAACTGAACGCCACGGACGAGCAACTCGACTTTCCCATCGTCTATACCAGCGCCAAGCTCGGGTTCGCCAAGCTCGACCTCAATTCCGACTCCAGCAGCATGGAGCCCCTCTTCGCGGTGATCGAGAGCAACGTCCATCCGCCGGCCGGCGATGCGAAGGCCCCGTTCCAGCTCCTCGTGACCAATATCGACTACAACGACTACATCGGCCGGATCGCCACCGGCAGGATATTCAACGGCCGCGTGAAGGCCGGCGAGACCGTGGCGCTCGTGCGGCGCGACGGAAGCATCCAGCGGGGACGTATCACCAGGCTCCTGGGATACGAGGGGCTCAAGCAGGTGGAGATCCCCGAGGCATGCACCGGCGACATCGTCACCGTGGCCGGCTTTGACGACGTGGGCATCGGCGAGACCCTGGCCGCTGCAGACAATCCGGTGGCGCTTCCCTATCTGTCGATCGACGAGCCGACCATTTCAATGAACTTCATTGTCAATTCCTCTCCCTTTGCCGGCCGTGAGGGGAAGTTCGTCACCTCCCGCAACATCCGGGAGCGCCTTGACCGGGAGCTGCGCACCAACGTGTCGCTACGGGTGGAGGATACGGCCAACGCGGACACGTTCAAGGTTTCCGGCCGGGGCGAGCTTCACCTGTCCATCCTCATCGAGAACATGCGGCGCGAAGGATTCGAGATGGCGGTTTCCAAGCCGGAGGTCATCCTGCGAATGATCGACGGCACGAGGATGGAACCGATGGAGTACCTGGTGGTGGACGTCCCCTCCGAGTTCCAGGGTGCCATCATCGAGAAGATGGGGCCCCGCAAGGGGGAGATGACATCCCTGCAGCCCATGGGCGAAACGGTGCGGCTGGAGTTCATCGTGCCGGCCCGGGGGCTCATCGGCCTGCGGGGGGAACTCCTCACCGAGACGCGGGGCACAGCGGTCATGACCCACACCTTCCACGACTATGCCCCTTACAAGGGAGATATCCCGGGGCGCAAGAACGGTGTCCTCATTGCCATGGAACTCGGCGAAACCACCGCCTATGCCCTCGACGCTCTCCAGCCCCGGGGAATTCTCTTCATCGGTGCCGGTGTGGAAGTCTACGGGGGGATGATCATCGGCCAGCACGCCAAGGACAACGATCTGGACGTGAACCCCTGCAAAGGAAAGAAACTTACCAATGTCCGGGCCTCCGGTTCGGACGACGCAATCAAGCTCACCCCGCCGCGCATCCTCACCCTGGAGCAGGCCCTGGAGTTCATTGACGACGACGAACTGGTAGAAGTGACCCCCCAGTCCATCCGGCTCAGAAAGAAAGAACTCGATCCGAACAGACGGAAACGGAAGTGACAGGAGGCGTTTCACCGGTTCGCAAAGTTTCCCCGGCCGGAGTCGGGGGAACTTTGCTTGACTTTGCCGGGTGATTTTTCTACTTTCATCAGTGATATCCGACGGAAGGTGAGACCATGAACGTGTCCAGGCTCCGCCCCCTCTATCCCACCCTGCTCCTCCCGCTGCTCCTTGTGGCCGGCT of Geobacter anodireducens contains these proteins:
- a CDS encoding GTP-binding protein TypA, with the translated sequence MQERIRNIAIIAHVDHGKTTLVDAMLKHAGVFRENEAITERVMDSNDLEKERGITILAKNLSVHHGRYKINIVDTPGHADFGGEVERVLKMVDSVLLLVDALDGPMPQTRFVLKKSLDLGLKPIVVINKIDRPGSRPDEVVDMVFDLFCELNATDEQLDFPIVYTSAKLGFAKLDLNSDSSSMEPLFAVIESNVHPPAGDAKAPFQLLVTNIDYNDYIGRIATGRIFNGRVKAGETVALVRRDGSIQRGRITRLLGYEGLKQVEIPEACTGDIVTVAGFDDVGIGETLAAADNPVALPYLSIDEPTISMNFIVNSSPFAGREGKFVTSRNIRERLDRELRTNVSLRVEDTANADTFKVSGRGELHLSILIENMRREGFEMAVSKPEVILRMIDGTRMEPMEYLVVDVPSEFQGAIIEKMGPRKGEMTSLQPMGETVRLEFIVPARGLIGLRGELLTETRGTAVMTHTFHDYAPYKGDIPGRKNGVLIAMELGETTAYALDALQPRGILFIGAGVEVYGGMIIGQHAKDNDLDVNPCKGKKLTNVRASGSDDAIKLTPPRILTLEQALEFIDDDELVEVTPQSIRLRKKELDPNRRKRK